The following proteins are co-located in the Vigna unguiculata cultivar IT97K-499-35 chromosome 9, ASM411807v1, whole genome shotgun sequence genome:
- the LOC114163299 gene encoding uncharacterized protein At4g14100-like: protein MGSGREGIYFIAFLLLFSPSGLRFSEAATEDPIPADWPHQFHALMFMNRTGVLQKVDLWYDWSNGRNFNIIQNQLDNVVTYDLEWNNGTSFVYTLHPSNPTCQVLHVEVGILRPNWLQGATYLGQQRVDNFLCNVWEKVDFIWYYEDVLTRRPVKWIFYSGYTAHVMTFEVGAVLEDPNWQAPVYCFTENEKENDNPILRSAVRGGSLRSLMM, encoded by the exons ATGGGGAGTGGAAGAGAAGGAATATATTTCATAGCCTTTCTCCTTCTCTTCTCTCCTTCGGGATTGAGATTCTCAGAGGCTGCAACAGAGGACCCAATTCCCGCAGATTGGCCTCACCAGTTCCACGCGTTGATGTTCATGAACCGAACCGGAGTTCTCCAGAAAGTGGACTTGTGGTACGACTGGTCCAACGGTCGCAACTTCAACATCATTCAGAATCAGCTGGACAACGTTGTAACCTACGACCTGGAGTGGAACAACGGCACCTCCTTCGTCTACACGCTCCATCCCTCCAACCCCACGTGCCAGGTCCTGCACGTAGAAGTGGGTATTCTCCGCCCCAATTGGCTCCAGGGTGCAACCTATCTGGGTCAGCAGCGCGTTGATAATTTCCTCTGCAATGTGTGGGAGAAGGTCGATTTCATTTGGTACTACGAGGATGTCCTCACTCGCAGGCCTGTTAAGTGGATCTTCTACTCAG GATACACTGCTCACGTGATGACATTTGAGGTCGGTGCAGTACTTGAGGATCCAAATTGGCAGGCTCCTGTGTACTGTTTTACTGagaatgaaaaggaaaatgataacCCCATTTTAAGATCTGCTGTTCGTGGTGGTTCTCTTAGGAGTTTGATGATGTAA
- the LOC114163576 gene encoding uncharacterized protein LOC114163576 gives MFMQIVTDFGGEHLRRDCSQQVGSGGSSVSTRKCYACDQPGQFANKCPNKKTTPGARSQPPSSDRLRATGASHSFISHDCVKKLGLSTRDLGCELIVLTPASGQVSTNSACVGCSLEVEGRQFKVNLVCLPLEGLDAILGMNWLSSNHIVIDSGQRRVVFLESEGIEFISSHKALKEIEDGATCFMIVAQGEKKSTKEKIKSIPVVDEYADVFSDEILELTPSRDIDFSIDLIPGAGPVSVAPYRMASVELAELKK, from the exons ATGTTTATGCAAATTGTCACTGATTTTGGGGGAGAACATCTGAGGAGAGATTGCAGTCAACAAGTTGGCAGTGGAGGCAGTAGTGTTAGCACTCGTAAGTGTTATGCATGTGATCAGCCGGGGCAGTTTGCTAATAAGTGTCCTAATAAGAAGACCACTCCCGGAGCACGATCTCAGCCACCTTCCTCTGATAGGCTGAGAGCAACAG GAGCTTCACACTCCTTCATATCCCACGACTGCGTGAAGAAACTGGGATTGTCGACTCGCGACCTGGGGTGCGAGTTGATCGTCTTGACACCAGCATCTGGGCAGGTTTCAACTAATTCTGCCTGTGTTGGATGCTCGTTGGAGGTAGAGGGCAGACAATTCAAGGTGAACCTTGTATGCTTGCCTTTGGAGGGTTTGGACGCGATATTGGGAATGAACTGGTTGTCAAGCAATCACATAGTCATTGATTCTGGACAACGCAGGGTGGTGTTCTTAGAGTCAGAGGGAATTGAGTTTATCTCTTCTCACAAAGCCTTGAAGGAAATTGAAGATGGAGCTACTTGTTTCATGATAGTGGCTCAAGGAGAAAAGAAGAGTACAAAGGAAAAGATCAAAAGTATACCAGTGGTGGACGAGTATGCCGACGTATTTTCTGACGAAATACTCGAATTGACACCAAGCAGGGACATAGATTTCTCTATTGATCTAATCCCTGGAGCGGGTCCAGTGTCGGTCGCCCCTTACAGAATGGCATCGGTGGAGCTGGCAGAGTTGAAAAAGTAG
- the LOC114163577 gene encoding uncharacterized protein LOC114163577, with translation MEGYRRCNNYGKEGHFGKDCPTLARTTARPPVQASHQHQRRDRGNRPQAMGQVYAMTGAEATGSGNLCELVISTLASGLVRTSSLCARCPVEVEGRRYKVNLICLPLQELEVIIGMDWLSTNRILIDCREKRLLFPDSEELELVSPQRVVREIQSGVQCFIIFARMEVGERETISYTYGT, from the exons ATGGAGGGTTACCGTAGATGCAACAACTATGGCAAggagggccactttgggaaggattgtcCCACTCTTGCTAGGACTACGGCACGCCCTCCGGTTCAGGCTTCCCACCAGCATCAGCGGagagacagaggcaacaggcctcaggcgatgGGCCAAGTTTATGCTATGACAGGAGCAGAAGCTacaggttcaggtaacctc TGTGAACTTGTGATATCTACTCTGgcatcgggtttggtcaggacgtcgtccttgtgtgctaggtgtccTGTGGAGGTGGAGGGACGCAGATATAAGGTGAATCTGATATGTCTGCCTCTCCAAGAGCTAGAAGTAATcatagggatggattggctctctaccAACCGCATCCTTATAGACTGCCGGgagaagaggttgttgtttcccgaTTCAGAGGAGCTTGAGTTGGTGTCGCCTCAGAGggtggtgagggagattcagAGTGGCGTGCAATGCTTCATAATCTTCGCCCGTATGGAAGTGGGGGAGAGAGAGACCATTAGTTATACCTATGGCACATGA
- the LOC114163298 gene encoding chromophore lyase CRL, chloroplastic, with translation MGSGSDSNGWNRARGLAVKTLLLIGGALLVKRLRKSTTRWDHAHFVSKALTGQKYSKDQASRDPDNYFNIRMLTCPAAELVDGSKVLYFEQAFWRSPQKPFRQRFFMVKPCPKELKCDVELSAYAIRDMEEYKNFCDRPRDQRPQPEEVIGDIAEHLTTVHLKRCSRGKRCLYEGSTPPGGFPNSWNGASYCTSELAIMKSNEIHTWDRGYDDDGNQVWGQKEGPYEFKPAPTSSFNDMFSPFNFPPPPSMERRIEGSFVLQE, from the exons aTGGGTTCGGGGTCGGATTCGAATGGATGGAACCGTGCCAGAGGGTTGGCTGTTAAGACTCTGCTACTCATTGGTGGCGCACTTCTTGTCAAGCGACTCCGCAAGTCCACCACGCGCTGGGACCATGCTCATTTCGTCTCTAAGGCCCTCACCGGCCAAAAg TATTCAAAGGACCAAGCTTCCAGAGACCCTGATAACTATTTCAATAttag GATGCTTACGTGCCCCGCCGCAGAGCTAGTGGATGGTTCCAAGGTGTTGTATTTTGAACAG GCTTTTTGGAGGAGTCCACAAAAGCCCTTTCGGCAG AGGTTTTTTATGGTGAAACCTTGTCCGAAAGAGTTGAAATGTGACGTTGAG TTAAGTGCATACGCCATTAGAGACATGGAGGAGTACAAAAATTTCTGTGATCGGCCAAGGGATCAGCGTCCACAGCCAGAAGAAGTCATCGGG GATATTGCAGAACATTTGACAACAGTACATCTTAAGCGTTGTTCACGCGGAAAACGTTGCTTATATGAAGGTTCAACCCCACCTGGTGGATTTCCTAATTCATGG AATGGAGCAAGCTACTGTACTTCAGAACTTGCAATTATGAAGAGCAACGAGATACACACCTGGGATAGGGGTTATGATGACGATGGAAATCAA GTCTGGGGACAGAAAGAAGGCCCTTATGAGTTTAAGCCTGCACCAACCTCCAGTTTTAATGATATGTTTTCTCCCTTCAACTTCCCCCCTCCACCGTCCATGGAAAGAAGAATAGAGGGCTCATTTGTTTTGCAAGAATGA
- the LOC114163300 gene encoding uncharacterized protein LOC114163300 produces the protein MAMHLQPSTITLNTARSPPSLAPTLNAGLRPQFNPLALKSSFFSGPLNLLFHPKQQRVTSPAPRISMRVASKQAYICRDCGYIYNERTPFEKLPDKFFCPVCGAPKKRFRPYAPAVARNANDTDVRKARKSDIQKEEATGKALPIAAAVGIAVLAGLYFYLNNTF, from the exons atggcCATGCACCTGCAGCCATCCACAATAACCCTTAACACTGCAAGGTCCCCTCCTTCATTAGCCCCAACACTCAATGCTGGCTTGCGACCACAGTTCAACCCTTTAGCTTTGAAGTCGTCTTTCTTCTCTGGTCCCCTTAACCTCTTGTTTCATCCAAAACAACAACGTGTAACTTCTCCAGCTCCCAGGATTTCCATGCGTGTGGCTTCCAAGCAAGCTTATATCTGTCGTGATTGCGG GTATATTTACAATGAGAGGACACCCTTTGAGAAATTACCCGATAAATTCTTCTGTCCGG TTTGTGGTGCTCCAAAAAAAAGGTTTAGGCCCTACGCTCCAGCTGTTGCAAGAAACGCAAATGATACAGATGTAAGAAAGGCAAGGAAATCCGACATCCAGAAAGAAGAAGCAACTGG GAAGGCACTTCCAATTGCAGCTGCTGTGGGAATTGCAGTGCTTGCAGGATTATACTTCTATCTGAACAACACGTTTTAG